The sequence CTTTTCTCCTTGCTGAGTGAATGTATCATCTAGCAACACCGATCCATCACAACCCTAAATCAAatcaagataagcaaataatgagaaAGCTTTCATACATAATTAAAAAGATTTGAAGATATAAATCACTACAAGAAAAAACAGCTTTAGTGACAAATGTTATTTCATGACTAACAACACAAAACTGGTCATGTCCCTATAGATCCGTCACAAACCATTAGTGACCAAAATACTATAATTGGTATAGTGACCATTTGTTTGGTTACTAATAAAACTAATATTGTATAGTGACCAAATTTAAGTGACGGCATTTTTAAAGACaactaaataatattattagtgacaaAATAATAATTTGTCTTTTTTAGTTGTCACAAATGACCATTTTTGTTGTAGTGAATATTTAATGACCGTACCTGTACAAAGCAGTCATGGAAATGTAAGCGTAAGATGAGTGCGGCATTTCGAAGATCAGATTGTACAGCACACTCCATTTCTTTTCTAACAATGGCTTCTGCATTTGGGCAAGTTGATTTGTAGTGATCTAAAGTTAAAGGAGGGTCAGCTGCATGCAAGAATCTGAGGATGAAAACTGAAAGAATGAAGATGGTTGATTTAATTTCCATTGTGTTGTTTGTTTGATTTTGATAGGTTTCTTGGATGATAATTAATGATAATGGGTGTGACTGAGGCTATATTAGTAGAGAAATTTGGATGCACATGTGTTGCTTTGTTATGTGAAATTGTGTTTTTAGTCAAGAGAAGATGGAACCACTCTTGGGTAAGTTGGTGGGCATTCTTTAACCAAATAATTTCAAGTTGTGTGTAAGAAAACAAGAATTGGGCAAGGCAAGTTACCAAATTATAATCTCTCATTACCTTTACTATTTAAATCTTTTGTTTTTACTACTTGCAATTTTGTACTAGTGGTTTTTGTAGATTCTTGAAACGTTTGTACAATATGAAGCAGTTATTGATCAACAGTTATTGTGGATTTATCATTGTCCACCACGTATATGCATCAACAAATTGTATTATGCAAGTTATTAATGCATACATGTGGTGAATTTATAAAAAATTACTGATTTATTATCATCCATTTTGGCATAGTATGGTTATGAAGCAGTATATAGTTGTTTTAGTTTCTAGAAAAGTTTAGCTTTGACTAAAGCAATTACCATGATGCAATTTATTATTTTGAAATATATTATGATACAGAGTGTACAATTTTGGACTAAGAAAAGTGTTACATCATATGGTAAGGATTATGTTTAATTTTCTGTAGTTAAAAAAGGACATGAAATTGAATTAATTTATAAATTGATTACCAACTTTCAACAACAAATGCATCACATTGTAGACTCATTCATTCCCATCTTAGGCTGACCACAGCAGACCAAACTTTCATGGGAAAAAAATTCTTTGTTTCGCttttaaaaaaatgatagtttcaaaCTAACCCGACACAAATACAGGGGGATCGATCGACACCCCACAAGGCATACACCCACATAACCAGGCAAAACACCAAACCTCCATAATTTGTGATTTTAGGCTGGGGCAGGCAGACCCAAAGAGTTGCAACTTAAATTTTTCTATCTTGTTTAAAAATTCACAAGCACTTGCAGCTAGGTCCACCCACTTTGGGTCAGTTTTGCTCACGCAAATTAGCAATCAGAAATTTGGCTTATAAGAAACCAAGATCGTGATATATGTGCGTGCACTTCACGTATGTACCAACTCTTAAACAACACAACTACAGGTTTTAGGAGAATGTAAATAAAAggacatatgtaaaaacaaataCTATCATTAACTTTTTATATGGAGCAATTCAAAGTTGGAACTGGTTCCCGAAAAACTATATTCAATACTAAGAATTAGGTTTCGGGTCAGTCAAGAATTCATCTTATCAGACCTGAACATGACACAACTAAAAAAAGAAGCAGCGATCACAAAAAGTAGTCACTCATTTAAACAGTACAGATACACAAAAACAGGAACAAATGCAATGTCTGCCCACAAAACGTATCAAACACAGACTCAAAATCAGGTATATAGTTCTGAATCCAGGTAATGGTTTTTAAGACCAAACCTCAAGCCTTCATCTTCACCATTGGCATCAAACTTAAGTTCCATGCCAGGCAACACTTCTTTGACCAATAAATCTTTGACCATCGACGTTACCGAATTACCGACTTCAGGCCACAAGACGCACAAACTTCCCTTTATATTCTTCATTTGACAGTAACTCAATAAAGCAGCACCCAACCCTTCAATAACACTTCCTGATGGAAAATAAGTCAAACTTTTCAACAAAGGCACACTTTTCCTTTCACTTGATGTTTCCAGTTTCATTGCAAACGTATCGTCCGTTGAGATCCTACCACGAAAGTTACGGGCTTGAATAGAATCAAGAATCAAAACCCTTTCGGGGATAATTTGGTTACCGATTAGGGTTTTGGAGATCATATGGGCTCGTTCTGAAGAAACAGAGTATTGAAAGTTGGCAAGAATTATGGATTCGGTAGGATGATCGATGGTGTAAAGATTGCATGATTTGTCTTtaagagaagggttgattgagTTACCAGAGGGTGATATTTCGGGTAGAATTAGGGTTCCGATAAGTGTTTTTGAAGATAAGTTGTGTAGTAAGTATAGAGACGGGGTGGAAAGTGCAATTATGAGAAGATTGGGTCGAAGTGGTAATTTTGAATTTGGAGATGAGAGTAATACGAATGGTGATGGGAGGGGATTTGAGGGTGGAGTGAAGTTGTTTAGATCTTCGAGGAAAAACCGTGAGGGAGGTGGTAATTCGGttaatacatcttccatttttgtTCTTGATTATTATTACCTTCAAAATTCAAGCACAATAACCATACGTAAAATGATAAAATGAGTACAAGAGCTAATTTACCTCGGTAATAATAAAAAGATGTCAGATAAACTACAAGAGCTAGTACATTGCCAATGCAAAAAAATATAGTGATTTGTAGTTTGTTTATGATTATGACTATGCTAAAGTAACAAGTGTTAATTTAAGATTGATAATCTTTATATGGTTGTGACTTCAACAATCAGAGGAAGGATCATGCAAGTACACTTCCAAAAAAGACAGTTAAACACTTGACCTTTTTCAAATTGAAtcatatgagttgaaaaatctaaTTTGATTTAAAGTTTCATGTCCCTATACTACAGAAGTGTATACTAAAATGTTGAAGCCAACATTTAAGAATATGTGCATCTACAACTTTTCAACTTACACATGGACGATGTACTTATATGTACACATGAGATACAAAAAAttcaattttataaatattactccgtataacaTCTAGTTACATGATTCAGATTCATAACTTTTGATATTGCTCTTAATACTAACATACATGTTGTATAATGATTACTGATATTCAATATAAGGCAGTATCAAACCTTTATTGGATGAAAAGACCAAATTAGTTAAGTCAAAGGACATATACAGATGAACAATTGTTAAACCCTAACGGTTCAATCAAAacaataaaatacaaatatattacaatatagtTAGAAGAGAAAACTTATACTTTCAGCCTGAACTCATCAATAACCTGCCCTATTTACAATTAATTTATGACGTAAGCCAGACAAAACTACAATTAACAGCTAATTTACACATTTCTTGAGCAGAAAGAAACACGTAATTCTGCGTTAAACACATAAAAATTACATTCTGAGCATAAGATTACCGGCGGATACTGCTCAAAATTGGGGCAATTTGTGTCGGCTGAAGATCTGATTTAGCTACTGAAATTTGATTTCCCTGTTCGACTTCAATTCTTTTTGTgctcttttatgatgatgatgatgatgatgatttttgtTTCTTTTGGTCCCTAATGTATATGAggtttgtacagaatgctccttatCTATCCAAGGTATTTAAGGTGGTACCCtgaaattatttgttttataaatgAACCCCTCCTCACATTTGCTTTTATTTATAATTCTTTTGCATGAAATGAATATTTtattttattgatgaaataaaaatGTTACTCCCACCATCTCAATTTAATTGTGTAATATTTGTTGTTTCAATTTTATAATAACTACGATAAATAGATAAAATAAAAGGGTAAAGTTATTGtacacttttaatacaaaataggtgataatattaataaataagtaAAACTGTAAAATAAGTAAAAAGTACCATAAATTTCTTTACATGATAATCATAAATGTAAGTTACGCGTTGAAGGACACTAGTTGATTTTGAACTGATAACTATTTTGAGATGTTTCACTTCATTTGATGATAAAAagacaatgaagagtcgaatacttaagtaaataaataaatttaagatTAAAATTTGGTTGGTTATTCTATGTAAAAACTTTGAGTTTATGAGGAAATACAAGTGTTTGTAAAACATATTTACCAAACTCATGCATTTTAAAAAAGTATATCCCTAAACACGTATCTTTTTTATTTTTACTTcttaatttataatactaatactaatcaaTATTAATCACAAAGTATATTCTTCTAAAATTTACACCTATCTTCAAGTTTATACATGGCAAAAGGGGACCGCATAGAAATTAGATGACGTATATTGCAACCAAAAATACAATGCTGTATACCAAATTTCACACAATCTAGTAGAAATTTAGAAGGCCAACATGACCCATAATCCAACAGCTGATACgtatgatgaagataatgatatgAATAGAAAGTATCAAATCCACAAGTTAAAGGAGACACATCCCCACAAGCTACACTGTGAGACATTCCCTTTCGAGgagggggaaaaaaaaaaaaaaagacaaccttaaatcaattacatcatatattgaactgaaagatacaatgatacgtGACTCTGTTGATCCAACAATAACACCAAAGTTccttgatgataataataagtacagTTAAAGCAAAAAAATTATCAACAAACCAAAAATGAAACAACAATGAACCAGCATTCAATGGTGAAAGCTGAATTTGTATAGCTATTTGACGCTCTACGTATACCAGTCTGTTAAATCTCATTTCTTACATAAAATTTAAGGTCGATACAAAAAAACATCTCCCCCCACCTGCAAATAAAGGAACATTAAAACATGCCATCTCCTTCAATCGAACTAAAAGTGTACAATTAGTAAAAGCTTCAAAAGTCAAGTATCAGATTCTCATGGTGACATTATACATGACCATTTTATGATCGTAATCAATTAAACTTACCTTATAGTGACTTCCCTAACAGCCCTACCAGAAACAAGTAATCAATCCTCATGTTCTTTATCACTATCATCAGAATCTACAAATATGACATAATACTCATTAccaaatataattaaataataaaaagataatatAGAAAAAAATATACACTATCATTTTAACTTACCAGAACGAACATCGTCACTAAGTTTCCCTCTATCTTGAATCTGTTTAACAAGCATGCGATACATAAGCACCCACCAATATATGTGAAGAACAAGCAAACAATAGAGAAGGGTGTTGAACACATAATAGTATAGTGGGGCCTCCTTAATTTGCTTCTCCTTATCCAATGTCATAACCACTTCATAACTGCAATTTAAATGAAAAAAcagaatttttttattaaaatatgtTCAAAAGAAGTACTACGCAATTAAAATTCAAACTTGGCATGTTGCGATACGAATTTGACCAAAAAGGATGCTAACAGCTGAGAGCATAAATTACATAACTGATTTGTAAATTATTATTTACGATTCTAACCTTGTACTCCAAAGGATCCAAAATGGGTAATAAATAAGACGAAGAATCACCCACGACAATACAAACAGAACAAATGAAAAACTTGCAAGTGCTTCTGCACCACTGTATTTAGACATCTTTCCTACTTCAAGAAATACATCACTCGCATCATGAAGAGCTAAAATTATCGAACCCGCACGAGCAAACCTACACAAAATAGAAACGCAAAACTACATTCATCTTTATTTTCTACAAAACACGTTCATCCTTCCTTAGGGTATGTTTGGTAAGGAGATTTTTGGAGGTGTTAGGAGCTTTTAGCTTTTATGAATAACTCTCATCTAATAAAAAGTTTtgtttagttaaaaaaaaaaaaaacttaaagttTAAATGGAGGGAAAAAACCTAGAAGCTCCTAGAACTAGCGTTTGAGAAAAAGTTCCAAGCTTTTTGTCATTTTATAACAGCTCCAGCTACTCTGTCAAACGCCTAAGTACATCTAAAATGCTACCAGCTACCAGCTATTAGCTAGTTTTACCAAACATGCCCTTAGTTTCTTGATAGAAAAAGAGCACAAGTAAACCTGCATATATAGGACATTGCAATGAGAATAGCAGTTGCAACATGATGTCCCATTGACACACCAAAATCCGATCTCCTTGTTTCCCAGAAAATCAAAGCAAAGATGGAATACGTGTAGAATCCACCCGTATACATGTATAGACCTTTCAATTTTAACCTGCATGTTTATTTATCAACAAAAAGTTAATCCATTATTAACGATAATTATCAATTTTTGTagagtattattaaaataaaaaaaaataaaaacttactTCATTTTCTGGTCAGGCCATCTCTGATCACCAGGACCAATCCAAAAATAATTAGTGTTTGTAAAATACGGTTCATTATAGGTTACAACCAGGGCTAAAATTTCTGCTGACAGAAAATAAACGCATTTCCACGCCGATTCTTTAAATTTCCGTATTTTTTTATTCCGATCATCTGTCTCAACATCCAACTTCTGCTGCCCTTTTTCAAATATCAACCACCTACCTACATGCTGCAACACGTGACTCAAATGTAACCAACCATATAACTTCTTCTCATAATAAACTAGGAATACTCTTATCACTATTCATATAAAAATGCAGAGTAGGTCGTGTATTAAACTATTAATCCGTCAAGACTCAAGAGTGTGTCTATCCATTTATCAGTATTTCTTAAATGAATGAATTTACCTGTATCCCTAATTACTTTAGATTCGACTAAAGATCAAATACAACAACATTCTATCTCTAATAACCAACACCACAAGCCCTAAACAATGTAGGCAAATTATAAAAAGTATCCActtaaatttttttaataaataaccttTTGATGCAAAATTACATGCTTATGAGCTCATATTTACATTCTTAAAAGGTAAACAACCAATAAGTCAAACTAACTGACCTGTTGACTTTCCATGATCCAATTACTTGATATTTTATTGAATAAACACATTAATTCGATCTAATTCTAATTCAACACTATTTTACAACCAATTATacagattattaaaaaaaaaaaaaaatcaaaattacCTCAAAAAGGAATCTATCGAGAAAAAACCTAACAGTTGGGAAGAAGATAGCAAATATTGGAAGAACAGTGAAATCTCCATATGTTGGGTACGATTCTTGTTCAAAGTCAATTGATTTAATTGTTTCTACAATTTCCATCATTTAAacctatagatatagatatagatttagAGCAGAGTTGTATGTGTGTGTACACACACAGAACAGAACGTGAATGTATTCTTTTTTTGAAGTTTTTGCAAGTGGGGGAGATTTATTCGAGGTCCAATCACAATTTTAAAATTAGTCCCCAGACTTTTGTTATTTCCATTTAATGATTGTAAAGAAATTTACTTAATTTGTCTAAGTTTTAATACCATTTTTGTATTTGTATAAAGGTTAACAAAACTACAAAATGATATAAGAGGACGCAATATAACAAAACTACTTAATTTAAGAAATCTCCATGTGACTTTTTGTTGTTCATCTATTAAAAGCCATGTTGGTGTCTTTCTTAAAAGTTAGATCCACGTGGGAAAATTATATAGAACCGTGAAGTAATTAAAGAAATTTCTTTTTTTTAATTGGAATTATATATGGGCGGTTGAGGCTGGTGTGGGTCAGGATAATGGGCCCTGGAGGATGATTTTGGGTCGCAATGTATGGCGGTTAAGGAGCCCGTTAACAATTTCGGTGACATCAAACTTAAATTGAGGCCTAAGAAAAGCGGTAAAAAATATCTTCGTATCAGATGCTAACAAAGCTTCTAATCTAGTTAATGATAATGTTTACAAACCGGTGGAGTTCGGTCAGGGAGGTAGGAGGTATTGCGATTGTTTAGATCCAAAGTGCGAGGGTTTTTGTATGGAGTAGTATATTTTAAATGGCTGGTCGAAGAAGCTTCAAGAAGAAATTTTGGCTAAGTCAAATTTAGAAAGTTGAATAAGCAAAGGGTCGTTTCGAGATCTTTCAATTTACATGATAATGTTGATGATATCTATTTCGGTGACACAGTTCAAAGGATGTTTGTTGATCAATTCGGGGAGATTTGTGAGTGTTCCCGATCGATGGGTTAGAGGCGGGGAACAAACTGATTGAGAAAAAATTTCTCAAGGGTTTATAAGATCGTGGTGTTAGTGCTTCGTTCGAGGCTATCTTAGTTGGTGATGGATCTTCAAATGTGTTGACTTATAAGATTGTTAATCGAAAAGGAAAAAGAATTGATCGGGAGACCATTAACGGGAAGATAAAGAAGACGGTCCCCTAGTTCACCTGACTTTGTGTGTTTTTTTGTTTGTTTCGGTGGCTCGTTTTATGTAGTTATGGTCTGGTTATGGTTAGGTTCTTATTATCTTGTtacgttaattttttttttatatagtcaTAGACTCGTGATAGATAGTTATAGCGTTGTTTGTTTCACACTTTTTAGGTTCGAGTCTCTATGCTATCGTTTTGTATTTCTCGATTGAGAACGTTTTCTTTCGGGAATCGTTTTCGTTTATATTCAAGTTTGCGTTATTTTTGTCAAAAAAATAGagttatttatattataaaaagtaATGGTTTGGGAATAGGTTGAGAGCTTGGTTCGAGAGACTATGATTGGCTACTCAGCTTCGTATCTATTGTTCACTGCACACATCAGTATCAAACCTCACTTTATTTCTTCCTTTCCTTTCCTTAGGTTCAGATTGGTTCAAGAGATTAGGAGTGGCtactctatcacacccccagttagggcctgggcgaaatgtgacttaataccaaaatataccaacatattataataacgagaacaatactaaatgagaaaattaactttgatgagtacgcagcggaaaatgaaatgtcgttacaaaggaaatgtttaaatgcaaaagtaaaatatgcgataatctcttgatcctatgtccaagtagcatcacataagcagtagataagtaagcttgaatcagacagcacctgagacaaaacatgctaaagtgtcaaccaaaaaggttgagtgaagttcataggtttaacaaaagtttgaccgttgttttagaccacaagatttagtttgtaaagttgatctcccgcaggatctaaagttatgccaaagcgtgatatttagactaaacgtttaagtttgccccatgacaagttgtgtctgtccttgtcggtttaaatttcattatcaagtaatacaaagactgagtcaaatgtatcgaggacgttactcccgataggcctacccccaataattaagcatgccgcagcacttaaaaatatcactgtagggacttagtcggacatagccgggtatagcgtagtttaacagtttggtacttgtgtttaaagtgtaaaaagtaaaaacagcatgtgtctcaccccaagtaaagtaagtaagtttgctagcaataaagaggggctatgaattcaccttagtaagtagagagagagttattcctcggaatagagagttgaatgaGTGAGCaggtgatgttaaagcgaaggggtactaaatactataatattttactaggaaatactattaaatacgatacaattttacacaagttatttatttatttatagagtggatatacctaaaccttgctacaacacttataggcagtgtacctaatcgtacagtagtgtagtttttagtaagtccggttcgtccacacggaactagccaagtttaacgctatatttttaaaactaaatttgaatataaatatatatataaatataagaagtattattattattattattattataaaagggggtttttaccgtttaatgaccggtttgtcgattttaaaactttagtcgcagttaaaacctaatgtaaaatattaaatatataaaagacttaatttaaagcgtaaagtaaataacaataattaaagtgcgataaattaaaatgcgataaataaaatgacaataaataaaattgcaataattaaaaagtacgataattaaaagtgcaattaaatataatgacagtaaataaaagtgcgatgaaatatgaaataaaggaattatgcttatttaaacttccataatcatgatgtttgacgtgttgattttaatttattaccatgggttaattgtcctttgtcctggattattcgatatgttcatacggttttgtccataatagtccatcagtcataaatataaagtgcgagagtcttcatcaaattatccttacacccaaagtcaaatattccaactaattcgggattcgaattgtaacaaggtcttaatactttgtttaatgaatacaccaggttatcgactgcgtgtaatccaaggttttattactttgttaacaattacaccaattacccttgaatgtaatccacccctgtctcaactagtccattaactattaatccagttacgtgtccggtaaaatgaacaattattggtatttatagatatcccgcccaccgtacccgattaagcgtatgtggttatttatagatacatcaaattataacctttatattaaattaacgaggtatcgttaagttaatataaaacccattaatagcccatagtctaatttccacaagtgtcgttcttttatccaaaccccaattatggtccaaagcccaattatccaaatttaatatttagcccaacatcacgattacttcggcattaaataagcataataataacttagctaggagacattaatttaaaaaggttgaacataacttacaatgattaataatagtgtagcgttacacggacaaaattttgacttataagcttaaaacattcgctaacatacccttattattaaaattaaattaaaattaaaattataaattataaatataaatatatatattgagagatagagagtgaactagaaaaagatgtgttttcgttgtgcagaattcgttgccttttataggcccacattttactgtgcagctccgcgagtgcggagcttcggattccagctcaccaaattttggatcctagctttgtcgacatatttattatatatatataatatataaataatttatataattatttatatattatattttattcttgtgcatagttgacttgtaattttaggtccgttgcgtcgcgcatttacgcccggtttatgtcccggttccggattttcgaacgtcctttcgtacgcgtagatatcttgtactttgcgttttgcggctcgtactcttataatttttagacgtttctcatcaataatttgaacctctttgattgtactttgtactttttagctttttggttgtttgcgtcttcaattcgtcgaatctgccttttgtcttcactttttattatttaaacgaatatcacttgtaaataggacaattgcaactaaaagcttgtctttcttgagggataatgctatgaaatatatgttcgtttttagcattatcaaatatttccacacttgagcgttgcttgtcctcaagcaatatagtactttgaataaaaacatacttgaatcacttctttattcttcacactttgtacatcagtgatttcaatacggcggtatgaacaatgatagtaacgatgtggtttacagtcccacatgactatgaaaatttagatccttaaggaaattggatctttatgaaaacctttgatcttttcaaaatttaatctagctttta comes from Rutidosis leptorrhynchoides isolate AG116_Rl617_1_P2 chromosome 4, CSIRO_AGI_Rlap_v1, whole genome shotgun sequence and encodes:
- the LOC139843882 gene encoding uncharacterized protein, with amino-acid sequence MEDVLTELPPPSRFFLEDLNNFTPPSNPLPSPFVLLSSPNSKLPLRPNLLIIALSTPSLYLLHNLSSKTLIGTLILPEISPSGNSINPSLKDKSCNLYTIDHPTESIILANFQYSVSSERAHMISKTLIGNQIIPERVLILDSIQARNFRGRISTDDTFAMKLETSSERKSVPLLKSLTYFPSGSVIEGLGAALLSYCQMKNIKGSLCVLWPEVGNSVTSMVKDLLVKEVLPGMELKFDANGEDEGLRFGLKNHYLDSELYT
- the LOC139840082 gene encoding ceramide synthase 1 LOH3-like codes for the protein MMEIVETIKSIDFEQESYPTYGDFTVLPIFAIFFPTVRFFLDRFLFEHVGRWLIFEKGQQKLDVETDDRNKKIRKFKESAWKCVYFLSAEILALVVTYNEPYFTNTNYFWIGPGDQRWPDQKMKLKLKGLYMYTGGFYTYSIFALIFWETRRSDFGVSMGHHVATAILIAMSYICRFARAGSIILALHDASDVFLEVGKMSKYSGAEALASFSFVLFVLSWVILRLIYYPFWILWSTSYEVVMTLDKEKQIKEAPLYYYVFNTLLYCLLVLHIYWWVLMYRMLVKQIQDRGKLSDDVRSDSDDSDKEHED